From Pseudomonas sp. stari2, a single genomic window includes:
- a CDS encoding SulP family inorganic anion transporter, translating to MKPIRLRADVLAGLTTSFALLPECIAFALVAHLNPLMGLYGAFIICTLTALFGGRPGMVSGAAGSMAVVIVALVVQHGVQYLLATVLLGGLIMMAFGLLRLGKLVRMVPHPVMLGFVNGLAIIIALAQLEHFKSGEQWLSGTPLYLMTGLVLLTMAIVYILPRLTRAVPPALVAILGVGLLVYLFGLPTRTLGDMAHIAGGLPTFALPDIPYNLETLHIIAPYAILMALVGLLETLLTLNLTDEITETRGYPDRECVALGAANMVSGAFGGMGGCAMIGQTVINLSSGGRGRLSGVVAGVLILLFILFLSPLIERIPLAALVGVMFVVSQQTFAWASLRVLNKVPLNDVLVIIAVTTITVFTDLATAVLCGIIIAALNFAWQQARELYADEHLEADGSKLYRLHGTLFFASTTSFLNQFDPASDPQRVTLDCRHLSFVDYSAIAALKTLRERYAKAGKQLQVFHLSERCKKLLKRAGVDHD from the coding sequence ATGAAACCGATTCGTCTGCGCGCCGATGTCCTGGCCGGACTCACCACCTCGTTCGCCCTGTTGCCCGAATGCATTGCGTTTGCGCTGGTGGCTCACCTCAATCCGTTGATGGGCCTGTATGGCGCCTTCATCATTTGCACGCTGACCGCGTTGTTCGGCGGCCGGCCGGGCATGGTGTCCGGGGCGGCCGGCTCGATGGCGGTGGTGATCGTCGCGCTGGTGGTGCAGCACGGCGTGCAGTACTTGCTGGCGACGGTGTTGCTCGGTGGTTTGATCATGATGGCGTTCGGGCTGTTGCGGCTGGGCAAACTGGTGCGCATGGTGCCGCACCCGGTGATGCTCGGATTCGTCAACGGTCTGGCGATCATCATCGCGTTGGCGCAACTGGAGCATTTCAAGAGCGGCGAGCAGTGGCTCAGCGGCACGCCGTTGTACCTGATGACCGGGCTGGTGCTGCTGACCATGGCCATCGTCTACATCCTGCCGCGCCTGACCCGTGCCGTTCCGCCGGCACTGGTGGCGATTCTCGGCGTCGGACTGCTGGTCTACCTGTTCGGCCTGCCGACCCGCACCCTCGGCGACATGGCACACATCGCCGGCGGTCTGCCGACGTTCGCGCTGCCGGACATCCCGTACAACCTCGAAACCCTGCACATCATCGCGCCTTACGCGATCCTGATGGCGCTGGTCGGCCTGCTGGAGACCCTGCTGACCCTCAACCTCACCGACGAAATCACCGAAACCCGTGGCTATCCGGATCGCGAATGCGTGGCGCTGGGCGCGGCGAACATGGTGTCCGGCGCGTTCGGCGGCATGGGTGGTTGCGCAATGATCGGCCAGACCGTGATCAACCTCAGTTCCGGCGGACGCGGGCGGTTGTCCGGGGTGGTGGCGGGGGTGTTGATTCTGCTGTTCATTCTGTTTCTGTCGCCGCTGATCGAGCGGATTCCGCTGGCGGCGCTGGTGGGTGTGATGTTCGTGGTGTCGCAACAGACGTTTGCCTGGGCCTCGTTGCGGGTGCTGAACAAAGTGCCGCTAAACGATGTGCTGGTGATCATCGCGGTAACGACCATCACGGTGTTCACCGATCTGGCCACGGCGGTGTTGTGCGGGATCATCATCGCGGCGCTGAACTTTGCCTGGCAGCAAGCGCGCGAGTTGTACGCCGATGAACATCTGGAAGCCGACGGCAGCAAACTGTATCGCCTGCACGGCACGCTGTTCTTTGCCTCGACCACGTCGTTCCTCAATCAGTTCGACCCGGCCAGCGACCCACAGCGGGTGACGCTGGACTGCCGGCACCTGAGCTTTGTCGACTACTCGGCCATCGCTGCGCTGAAAACCCTGCGCGAACGTTACGCCAAGGCCGGCAAGCAGCTGCAGGTGTTTCACCTGTCCGAGCGCTGCAAGAAATTGCTGAAACGCGCCGGGGTCGATCACGACTGA
- a CDS encoding lysozyme inhibitor LprI family protein yields the protein MLAFNLRHALLLTSLVFAAHSHAASFDCAGASSPVEKAICADPYTSSLDEKLGKLWTTTLAQVADPQVLKADQRAWLKNRSLCGAEPACLRREYLMRLTELQYAARAFNWDSTWQLIPHGVNSGSEVITKRQDATHIRFEVSAQEGANSGDLEGIAVLSGGEARFEEGSCTLVFRAINGVLDVTQNGDDVDCGGGMGVFYSGRYVASDKPLSMNYNLLSVGLARTQQEDQALHKLLKGDYQKLVDRTSTMTVGDPAVDVPDAEVIEMWVRGLGNMNAAILMRAAGNRFWVLMLVPEKGGHTRARYYTNVPEWKKRLPAQFQSWYERMEGDRALPLDFMP from the coding sequence ATGCTCGCTTTCAATCTCCGTCACGCCTTGCTGCTGACGTCCCTCGTTTTTGCTGCCCACTCCCACGCTGCCAGTTTCGACTGTGCCGGCGCTTCCAGTCCGGTTGAAAAAGCCATTTGTGCGGATCCGTATACCTCGAGTCTTGATGAGAAACTCGGAAAGCTCTGGACGACAACGCTGGCGCAGGTGGCTGACCCGCAAGTGCTCAAGGCCGATCAGAGAGCATGGTTGAAGAACCGCAGCCTTTGTGGCGCTGAACCGGCGTGCTTGCGTCGTGAATATCTGATGCGCCTGACTGAGCTGCAATATGCGGCCAGAGCGTTCAACTGGGATTCCACATGGCAGTTGATTCCTCACGGGGTGAACTCGGGATCTGAAGTGATCACCAAGCGTCAGGACGCCACACACATCCGCTTTGAGGTTTCAGCACAGGAGGGCGCCAACTCTGGTGACCTGGAAGGTATTGCTGTGTTGAGCGGTGGTGAGGCTCGTTTCGAAGAGGGTAGTTGCACGCTTGTTTTTCGAGCGATCAATGGTGTTCTGGACGTCACGCAGAATGGCGATGACGTTGATTGCGGCGGCGGTATGGGTGTCTTTTACTCAGGTCGTTATGTGGCGTCTGATAAACCACTTTCGATGAATTACAACTTGCTCAGCGTTGGACTTGCTCGTACGCAGCAAGAGGATCAGGCGTTGCATAAATTGCTCAAGGGTGATTATCAGAAGCTGGTGGACCGTACGAGTACCATGACCGTCGGCGACCCGGCGGTTGATGTGCCTGATGCCGAGGTCATCGAGATGTGGGTGCGCGGACTGGGCAATATGAACGCGGCCATTCTGATGCGTGCGGCCGGTAACCGTTTCTGGGTGCTGATGCTGGTGCCTGAGAAAGGGGGACACACGCGAGCCCGTTATTACACCAACGTACCGGAATGGAAAAAGCGCCTGCCTGCTCAGTTCCAGTCATGGTACGAGCGGATGGAAGGTGACCGCGCACTACCTCTGGACTTCATGCCATGA
- a CDS encoding AraC family transcriptional regulator: protein MDRLSTLLSHFGVNAGTFHSGTFCGISAYGGDQLCGHVHLLQAGQVLLKPGNDPELTLSEPTLIFFPRPFAHRLFADEAMNTQLVCASLTFDGGAGNALAAALPDYLVLKLADLPEMASTLEWLFKEAFDGHCGREAVMDRLFELLVILLLRHLISSRNQQPGMMAGLADPKISRALSLMHDQPAKAWSVAELAATAHLSRAGFAEHFRRVVGQTPVDYLVSWRISLAQKRLREGRPIALIAEEVGYESPSALARAFRRKTGLSPREWKAGTS, encoded by the coding sequence ATGGATCGCTTGTCCACGTTGCTCAGCCACTTCGGCGTGAATGCCGGCACTTTCCACAGCGGTACTTTCTGCGGCATCAGCGCCTACGGTGGCGATCAGTTGTGTGGCCATGTCCATCTGTTGCAGGCCGGGCAAGTGCTGCTCAAACCGGGGAATGATCCCGAACTCACCCTCAGTGAACCGACGCTGATTTTCTTCCCCCGACCGTTTGCCCACCGACTGTTCGCCGACGAGGCCATGAACACGCAACTGGTGTGCGCCTCACTGACCTTCGATGGTGGCGCGGGCAACGCGCTGGCGGCGGCGCTACCGGATTATCTGGTGCTGAAACTCGCCGACCTTCCGGAAATGGCCAGCACCCTGGAGTGGTTGTTCAAGGAGGCATTCGACGGTCATTGCGGGCGCGAAGCGGTGATGGATCGGCTGTTCGAACTGCTGGTGATTCTGTTGCTGCGCCATCTCATCAGCAGTCGCAACCAGCAGCCGGGGATGATGGCGGGGTTGGCCGACCCGAAGATTTCCCGTGCGTTGAGTCTGATGCACGATCAGCCGGCCAAGGCCTGGAGCGTCGCCGAACTGGCCGCGACCGCACATTTGTCCCGTGCCGGTTTTGCCGAGCATTTCCGGCGAGTGGTGGGGCAGACGCCGGTGGATTATCTGGTGAGCTGGCGAATCAGCCTCGCGCAGAAACGCCTGCGCGAAGGCCGACCGATAGCCCTGATCGCCGAAGAGGTCGGCTATGAAAGTCCTTCGGCGCTGGCCCGGGCGTTTCGACGCAAGACCGGGCTCAGTCCACGGGAATGGAAAGCGGGAACGAGCTGA
- a CDS encoding PLP-dependent aminotransferase family protein: protein MPRSRYKTLVDTYAADIRSGRLLPGTRLPTHRQLAASEGLALVTASRVYAELEAMGLVSGETGRGTFVRETALLPGQGIDQKDIAVGMIDLNFNYPSLPGQADLLRTALRQLALSGDLEALLRYQPHAGRQHERASVARHLQARGLNVDAEQVLIVNGAQQGLAVTLMAQLNPGDVIAADALTYSGFKVLAEALHLEVVAIPVTANGPDLAALDRLCRNRPVRAVYSMPTLHNPLGWVMPLAQREQLVAIARQHDLTIIEDAAYAFLVDNPPPPLADLAPERTVYVSGLSKNIATGLRVGFIAAPLKIVPALERIIRATTWNTPGVMTAMACGWLDDGTVTLLEAQKRDDARARQALAAEILQGLPRVGHSSSYFLWLPLPEDARSDQVVIELMKAQISVTNAEPFTVSAHVPHAIRLALGSVDMLVLRQALLKVRQVIAAYL, encoded by the coding sequence ATGCCACGCTCCCGTTACAAGACCCTCGTTGATACCTACGCCGCCGACATTCGCAGCGGTCGCCTGTTGCCCGGCACGCGTTTGCCGACCCATCGGCAACTGGCCGCCAGCGAAGGGCTGGCGCTGGTCACGGCGTCGCGGGTGTATGCGGAGCTTGAGGCGATGGGGCTGGTCAGCGGCGAAACCGGGCGCGGCACGTTTGTCCGGGAAACTGCGTTATTGCCGGGGCAGGGGATCGACCAGAAAGACATCGCCGTCGGCATGATCGACCTCAACTTCAACTACCCGTCGCTGCCGGGGCAGGCCGATCTGTTGCGCACCGCTTTGCGGCAATTGGCGCTGTCCGGCGACCTCGAAGCGCTGCTGCGTTATCAACCCCACGCCGGGCGCCAGCATGAGCGGGCCTCGGTTGCCCGGCACTTGCAGGCTCGAGGCTTGAACGTCGACGCCGAGCAAGTGTTGATCGTCAACGGCGCCCAGCAAGGTCTGGCGGTGACGTTGATGGCACAGCTCAACCCCGGCGATGTGATCGCGGCCGATGCGCTGACCTATTCGGGCTTCAAGGTATTGGCCGAAGCACTGCATCTGGAAGTGGTGGCGATTCCTGTGACCGCAAACGGCCCGGATCTGGCGGCACTCGACAGACTCTGCCGCAACCGCCCGGTGCGCGCCGTCTACAGCATGCCGACCCTGCACAATCCGCTGGGCTGGGTAATGCCGCTGGCGCAGCGTGAACAACTGGTGGCGATTGCCCGACAGCATGATCTGACGATCATCGAAGACGCTGCCTACGCCTTTCTGGTCGATAACCCGCCGCCACCGCTGGCGGATCTTGCGCCGGAGCGCACGGTGTACGTCTCGGGGCTTTCGAAAAACATCGCCACGGGCCTGCGCGTCGGCTTCATCGCCGCGCCCCTGAAAATCGTCCCGGCACTGGAGCGCATCATCCGCGCCACGACCTGGAACACGCCGGGGGTGATGACCGCGATGGCCTGCGGCTGGCTTGACGACGGAACGGTGACCTTGCTGGAGGCGCAAAAGCGCGATGACGCCCGGGCCCGTCAGGCGCTGGCAGCTGAAATCCTGCAAGGCTTGCCGAGGGTTGGCCATTCTTCCTCGTATTTCCTCTGGCTGCCGCTGCCGGAAGACGCAAGGTCCGATCAGGTGGTGATCGAGCTGATGAAGGCGCAGATCTCGGTCACCAACGCCGAGCCGTTCACCGTATCCGCCCATGTGCCCCACGCGATACGACTGGCGCTGGGCTCGGTGGACATGCTTGTCCTGCGTCAAGCCTTGCTCAAAGTCCGGCAGGTGATCGCGGCTTACCTGTAG
- a CDS encoding TetR/AcrR family transcriptional regulator encodes MSSIRERNQQQILKAASEEFAANGFDATQTRDIAARAGVPKANLYYYFQSKENLYGKVLLGFVEPLLEASAVLRESDDPLIGLRAYVAARIRIAREHPAIAKVFSGELLLGGRQLPDECRDLLHGEARRNVECLRSWIDRGLLAPVDPEHLMLFIWSATRTYTNIGWQMGRITGREVPQDEDYAVAADTITRLVLGGVVSEPVSDVRRLMFAT; translated from the coding sequence ATGAGCAGCATCCGCGAACGCAACCAGCAACAGATTCTCAAGGCCGCCAGCGAAGAGTTCGCCGCCAACGGCTTCGACGCGACCCAGACCCGCGACATCGCCGCCCGCGCCGGTGTGCCCAAGGCCAATCTCTATTACTACTTCCAGAGCAAGGAAAACCTCTACGGCAAAGTGCTGCTCGGCTTCGTCGAACCGCTGTTGGAAGCCTCGGCGGTGCTGCGCGAAAGTGACGACCCGCTGATCGGCCTGCGCGCCTATGTCGCGGCCCGCATCCGCATCGCCCGTGAGCATCCGGCGATCGCCAAAGTGTTCAGCGGTGAGTTGCTGCTCGGTGGCCGCCAGTTGCCCGACGAATGCCGCGACCTGCTGCACGGCGAAGCCCGGCGTAATGTCGAGTGTCTGCGCAGCTGGATCGACCGCGGGCTGCTGGCGCCGGTCGATCCAGAGCATTTGATGCTGTTCATCTGGTCGGCGACGCGCACCTACACCAATATCGGCTGGCAAATGGGGCGCATCACCGGGCGCGAAGTGCCGCAGGATGAGGATTATGCGGTGGCGGCGGACACCATTACGCGGCTGGTGCTGGGCGGTGTGGTGTCCGAGCCGGTGAGTGATGTTCGCAGGTTGATGTTTGCGACTTAA
- a CDS encoding GNAT family N-acetyltransferase: MGLQAIRASAEHLDAVATLFDGYRGFYGQPSNLEQSRAFIAERMAANESAIFLVEDENGEALGFVQLYPTFSSIDAHRTWLLSDLFTTPAARGRGVGRLLMNTARDFAVETGAKGLVLETATDNFTAQRLYESLGWVRDTGYYTYNLDLRRG, from the coding sequence ATGGGTCTTCAGGCAATACGCGCCAGCGCGGAACATCTGGATGCGGTGGCCACACTGTTCGACGGTTATCGCGGCTTCTATGGCCAGCCATCGAACCTTGAGCAATCGCGGGCCTTCATCGCCGAGCGCATGGCTGCCAATGAATCAGCGATTTTTCTGGTTGAAGATGAAAACGGTGAGGCGCTGGGATTCGTGCAGTTGTACCCGACATTTTCTTCGATAGACGCCCACCGCACCTGGCTGCTCAGCGACCTGTTCACCACACCGGCCGCTCGAGGTCGTGGCGTCGGGCGATTGCTGATGAACACTGCACGGGACTTTGCCGTGGAAACCGGCGCCAAGGGCCTGGTACTGGAAACCGCCACCGATAATTTCACGGCTCAGCGTCTGTACGAATCCCTTGGCTGGGTGCGTGACACAGGCTATTACACCTACAACCTGGACCTGCGACGGGGCTGA
- a CDS encoding cysteine hydrolase family protein, whose translation MTTALLIIDVQRALCTGEYECHDIKRVIDTINGLSARARKAGVTVVLIQHNEKGSPLAYGAEGWQLADGLTTAPSDLRVDKTANDSFYQTHLQKLIPREDFDRLVICGLQTDYCVNATVRQAHQLGYDVELAADAHSTVDNGNMSAEDIIAEHNKDWAHLTGSVARIDVKPAAEIAF comes from the coding sequence ATGACCACCGCATTGCTGATCATCGATGTCCAGCGCGCCCTGTGCACAGGCGAATACGAGTGTCACGACATCAAACGGGTGATCGACACCATCAACGGCCTCAGCGCCCGGGCGCGCAAGGCTGGCGTCACAGTCGTGCTGATCCAGCATAACGAGAAGGGCAGCCCGTTGGCCTACGGAGCCGAGGGCTGGCAACTGGCCGATGGCCTGACCACCGCACCGAGTGACCTTCGCGTCGACAAGACCGCCAACGACTCGTTCTACCAGACCCACCTGCAAAAGCTGATCCCCCGCGAAGACTTCGATCGCCTCGTGATCTGCGGCTTGCAGACCGATTACTGCGTCAACGCCACCGTGCGCCAGGCCCATCAACTGGGCTACGACGTGGAGCTGGCAGCCGACGCGCATTCCACCGTCGACAACGGCAACATGAGCGCGGAAGACATCATCGCCGAACACAACAAGGACTGGGCGCACCTGACCGGTTCCGTGGCGCGGATCGATGTGAAGCCGGCGGCCGAGATTGCGTTCTGA
- a CDS encoding DMT family transporter, which produces MERTTNLPAPTLEKTSGWINGFIGVVIFSGSLPATRLAVLEFDPVFLTVIRATIAGVLALCLLRLFRERRPARDQWFSLLIVALGVVVGFPLLTALALQYVTSAHSIVFVGLLPLATAIFGVLRGGERPRPVFWIFSVLGSSLVVGFAVSQGLTASPTGDLLMLAAILACGLGYAEGAKLSRTLGGWQVICWALVLSLPVMAVFSVWRAPASFSGISVSAWVCLAYVSLFSMLIGFVFWYRGLAQGGIAAVGQLQLLQPFFGLALAATLLHEHVSLGMLVVTLGVILCVAGAKKFAK; this is translated from the coding sequence ATGGAACGAACCACGAATCTGCCCGCCCCGACCCTGGAAAAAACCAGCGGCTGGATCAACGGTTTCATCGGCGTCGTGATTTTCAGCGGCTCGCTGCCGGCCACGCGGCTGGCGGTGCTGGAATTCGACCCGGTGTTCCTCACCGTCATCCGCGCCACCATCGCCGGGGTGTTGGCGTTGTGCCTGTTGCGGCTGTTTCGCGAACGACGTCCGGCGCGGGATCAGTGGTTCTCTTTGTTGATCGTGGCACTTGGCGTAGTCGTGGGATTCCCGCTATTGACCGCCCTCGCGCTGCAATACGTGACGTCGGCGCATTCCATTGTGTTTGTAGGATTGCTGCCACTGGCGACGGCGATTTTCGGTGTGCTGCGCGGCGGTGAACGACCGCGCCCGGTGTTCTGGATCTTTTCGGTGTTGGGCAGTTCGCTGGTGGTCGGCTTTGCAGTATCCCAGGGACTGACCGCCTCGCCCACCGGGGATCTGTTGATGCTGGCGGCGATTCTCGCCTGCGGTCTCGGTTATGCCGAAGGTGCAAAATTGTCGCGCACCTTGGGTGGATGGCAGGTGATCTGCTGGGCGCTGGTGTTGTCGCTGCCGGTGATGGCCGTGTTCAGCGTATGGCGGGCGCCCGCCTCGTTCAGCGGCATCAGCGTGTCGGCTTGGGTGTGCCTGGCTTACGTTTCGCTGTTCAGCATGCTGATCGGTTTTGTGTTCTGGTATCGCGGACTGGCTCAGGGCGGGATTGCGGCGGTCGGGCAGTTGCAGTTGTTGCAGCCGTTTTTCGGTCTGGCGCTGGCGGCGACGTTGCTGCATGAACACGTCAGCCTCGGCATGCTGGTGGTCACTTTGGGCGTGATCCTGTGCGTGGCCGGGGCGAAGAAATTCGCCAAGTGA
- a CDS encoding carboxymuconolactone decarboxylase family protein, whose amino-acid sequence MSRIAPITLENATEATRPTLEGVQKKIGFLPNLFKTLAVAPAALDAYVQVSATLGKTSLSAKEKEAVYLATSQVNGCDYCLAAHTLFASKAGLAAQEIVEARHGRLNAFATLAHQLTETRGHLSDEQIAAARAAGIDDKKIIETIAIVAVQTLTNYLNNVALTDIDFPAIDA is encoded by the coding sequence ATGAGCCGCATTGCCCCGATCACCCTTGAAAACGCGACCGAAGCCACCCGTCCGACCCTGGAAGGCGTGCAGAAAAAAATCGGTTTCCTGCCGAACCTGTTCAAGACCCTGGCGGTTGCCCCCGCTGCACTGGATGCCTACGTACAAGTCTCCGCCACGCTGGGCAAGACGTCGCTGAGCGCCAAGGAAAAAGAAGCGGTGTACCTCGCCACGTCGCAGGTCAACGGCTGCGATTACTGCCTGGCGGCGCACACCTTGTTTGCCAGCAAGGCCGGCCTCGCGGCGCAGGAAATTGTCGAGGCGCGTCACGGTCGGCTGAATGCCTTCGCCACCCTCGCTCATCAACTGACGGAAACCCGCGGTCACTTGAGCGATGAACAGATCGCCGCCGCCCGCGCTGCCGGTATCGACGACAAGAAGATCATCGAAACGATTGCCATCGTCGCCGTGCAGACCCTGACCAACTACCTCAACAACGTGGCGCTGACCGATATCGATTTCCCGGCCATCGATGCCTGA